A single genomic interval of Pyrus communis chromosome 7, drPyrComm1.1, whole genome shotgun sequence harbors:
- the LOC137738646 gene encoding nucleolin 1-like: MLRAFRKPKFVTKCKSDIKTTKMRIEAIKKKRSAVQKFLKSDIADLLRSGRDINAYGRAEGLLVEQNMSACYESTESFLGCISTHLPLIQSQSECPEECKEAVRSIMYAAARFADLPELRDLRTLFSEKYGNSLEPFLNKEFVERLKSKPPTKEMKIQLMHDIAQEFSIEWDSKALEQKLNTNTPLASDQGQRRCRSPVDSDDDMHKSHKRQDNAFPKRRKEEGDSYDRYKLQSSSEDETTTDVSQSAPKYSSSSIGSTSGDEADTSKMPFYSKFIPPPYYKSRPEKKESSHVEKETDHPSDVSVGEDNTKRRSVRRGNLKPPPGHENLGRNDKTRRGDDSDSMDEEERIMDGLLMHYSRKQSPYELSQMKGSLDDDDASESTWNRSRRSQREAPSARASSLPPEPTSSIEAPKKHGRAFSFTPDVHVHPKLPEYDELAARIAALRGI, translated from the exons ATGCTGAGGGCGTTCCGAAAGCCGAAATTCGTCACCAAATG CAAATCGGATATAAAGACGACGAAGATGCGGATCGAGGCgataaagaagaagaggagcGCGGTGCAGAAGTTTTTGAAGAGCGACATAGCTGATCTTTTGAGGAGTGGCCGTGACATCAATGCATACGGCAGG GCTGAAGGGCTTCTAGTTGAGCAAAATATGTCTGCCTGTTACGAATCAACTGAGAGCTTTCTTGGATGCATCTCGACTCATCTTCCTCTCATACAAAGTCAGAG TGAGTGCCCTGAGGAATGCAAGGAAGCTGTTCGTTCAATTATGTACGCAGCAGCACGATTTGCAGATTTGCCAGAACTCCGCGACCTCAGAACTCTGTTTAGTGAAAAGTACGGAAATTCCCTCGAACCTTTTCTGAATAAAGAG TTTGTGGAGAGGTTGAAGTCAAAGCCTCCTACGAAGGAGATGAAGATTCAGTTAATGCACGACATAGCACAAGAATTTTCGATTGAATGGGATTCAAAAGCCTTGGAACAGAAACTGAATACTAATACTCCACTGGCATCTGACCAA GGCCAGCGCAGGTGCAGATCTCCAGTTGACAGCGATGACGATATGCACAAATCACATAAAAGGCAGGACAATGCATTCCCgaagagaagaaaagaggaGGGTGACTCTTATGACAGATACAAGCTGCAGAGCAGCAGTGAAGACGAAACAACAACAGATGTATCCCAATCTGCCCCAAAATATTCTTCAAGCTCAATAGGAAGTACATCCGGGGATGAAGCGGATACCAGCAAGATGCCCTTCTACTCCAAGTTTATTCCACCACCTTACTACAAATCAAGACCTGAAAAAAAGGAAAGCAGCCACGTCGAAAAGGAAACAGATCACCCTAGCGATGTTTCAGTTGGCGAAGATAATACAAAACGAAGATCAGTAAGGAGGGGAAACTTGAAACCACCACCAGGTCATGAGAATCTTGGCAGGAATGATAAAACTAGACGAGGAGATGATAGTGATTCAATGGACGAAGAAGAGAGAATAATGGATGGGCTTTTGATGCATTACAGCAGGAAACAGTCACCCTATGAATTGAGCCAGATGAAGGGCAGTCTGGACGATGATGATGCAAGTGAATCCACATGGAACAGAAGCAGAAGATCTCAGCGAGAGGCTCCGTCAGCCAGAGCATCATCTCTCCCACCAGAGCCAACGAGTTCAATTGAGGCACCGAAAAAGCATGGCCGAGCATTTTCCTTCACACCAGATGTGCACGTGCACCCAAAGCTACCGGAGTACGATGAACTGGCAGCTCGAATTGCCGCTCTTAGAGGAATATAG
- the LOC137740237 gene encoding ras-related protein RHN1-like: protein MARPGNKIIQAKLVLLGDMGTGKTSLVLRFVKGQFFDNQEPTIGAAFFTQILSLSEATVKFDIWDTAGQERYHSLAPMYYRGAAAAVVAYDISSADTFTRAKKWVQELQRQGNLNLVMALVGTKCDLEAKREVESEEGEQFAQENGMFFLETSAKTAQNINELFHEIAKRLARACPPRPAGVNLNSVTRDRRRKAFCCLG, encoded by the exons ATGGCCAGGCCTGGCAACAAGATCATACAAGCCAAACTG gtGCTTCTGGGGGACATGGGAACTGGGAAAACCAGTTTGGTGTTAAGATTTGTCAAAGGCCAGTTTTTCGATAACCAG GAACCAACAATTGGAGCAGCTTTTTTCACTCAGATACTGTCTTTAAGCGAAGCCACTGTGAAGTTTGACATATGGGACACCGCAGGACAAGAACGATACCATAGCTTGGCTCCTATGTACTATCGTGgtgcagcagcagcagtagtCGCGTACGACATCTCAAGCGCG GATACATTTACTCGAGCCAAAAAATGGGTTCAAGAATTGCAGAGGCAAG GGAATTTAAACTTGGTGATGGCATTGGTTGGAACTAAGTGCGACTTGGAGGCGAAAAGGGAGGTCGAGAGTGAG GAAGGGGAGCAATTTGCTCAAGAGAATGGGATGTTTTTCTTGGAAACATCAGCCAAAACCGCACAGAACATCAACGAGCTTTTCCATGAAATAg CAAAGAGATTAGCAAGAGCTTGCCCCCCAAGGCCTGCCGGAGTGAACCTAAATAGCGTAACACGAGACAGAAGAAGAAAGGCATTTTGCTGCTTGGGATAA